The following are encoded in a window of Chionomys nivalis chromosome X, mChiNiv1.1, whole genome shotgun sequence genomic DNA:
- the LOC130867491 gene encoding cerebellar degeneration-related antigen 1-like, translated as MDFQEDVDFQEDVDFQEDVDFQEDMDFQEDVDFQEDVDFQEDMDFQEDLDFLEDLDFWEDVDFQEDVDFQEDVDFQEDMDFQEDVDFQEDLDFGGRLGFPGRHGFPGRRGFPGRHGFLRRRRFSGRRGFPGRCGFSGRRGFPGKTCIFWEDLDFREDVDFQEDVDFQEDVDFQEDVDFQEDLDFWKTWISGKTWIFKKT; from the coding sequence atggatttccaggaagacGTGGATTTTCAGGAAGACGTAGATTTTCAGGAAGAcgtggatttccaggaagacatggatttccaggaagacGTGGATTTTCAGGAAGACGTAGATTTTCAGGAAGAcatggatttccaggaagacCTGGATTTTTTGGAAGACTTGGATTTCTGGGAAGAcgtggatttccaggaagacgtggatttccaggaagacgtggatttccaggaagacatggatttccaggaagacgtggatttccaggaagacCTGGATTTTGGGGGAAGACTTGGATTTCCAGGAAGAcatggatttccaggaagacgtggatttccaggaagacaTGGATTTTTAAGAAGACGTAGATTTTCAGGAAGACGTGGATTTCCAGGAAGATGTGGATTTTCAGGAAGACGTGGATTTCCTGGGAAGACCTGTATTTTTTGGGAAGACTTGGATTTCCGGGAAGAcgtggatttccaggaagacgtggatttccaggaagacGTGGATTTTCAGGAAGAcgtggatttccaggaagacCTGGATTTTTGGAAGACTTGGATTTCTGGGAAGACATGGATTTTTAAGAAGACGTAG